Proteins encoded by one window of Pan troglodytes isolate AG18354 chromosome 16, NHGRI_mPanTro3-v2.0_pri, whole genome shotgun sequence:
- the OR4F6 gene encoding olfactory receptor 4F6, with translation MDEANHSVVSEFVFLGLSDSRKIQLLLFLFFSAFYVSSLMGNLLIVLTVTSDPRLQSPMYFLLANLSIINLLFCSSTAPKMIYDLFRKHKTISFGGCVVQIFFIHAVGGTEMVLLIAMAFDRYVAICKPLHYLTIMNPQRCILFLVISWIIGIIHSVIQLAFVVDLLFCGPNELDSFFCDLPRFIKLACRETYTLGFMVTANSGFISLASFLILIISYIFILVTVQKKSSGGIFKAFSMLSAHVIVVVLVFGPLIFFYIFPFPTSHLDKFLAIFDAVITPVLNPVIYTFRNKEMMVAMRRRCSQFVNYSKIF, from the coding sequence ATGGATGAAGCCAATCACTCTGTGGTCTCTGAGTTTGTGTTCCTGGGACTCTCTGACTCACGGAAgatccagctcctcctcttcctctttttctcagcGTTCTATGTGTCAAGCCTGATGGGAAATCTCCTCATTGTGCTAACTGTGACCTCTGACCCTCGTTTACAGTCCCCCATGTACTTCCTGCTGGCCAACCTTTCCATCATCAATTTGTTATTTTGTTCCTCCACAGCTCCCAAGATGATTTATGACCTTTTCAGGAAGCACAAAACCATCTCTTTTGGGGGCTGTGTAGTTCAGATCTTCTTTATCCATGCAGTTGGGGGAACTGAGATGGTGCTGCTCATAGCCATGGCTTTTGACCGATATGTGGCCATATGTAAGCCTCTCCACTACCTGACCATCATGAACCCACAAAGGTGCATTTTGTTTTTAGTCATTTCCTGGATTATAGGTATTATTCACTCAGTGATTCAGTTGGCTTTTGTTGTAGACCTGCTGTTCTGTGGCCCTAATGAATTAGATAGTTTCTTTTGTGATCTTCCTCGATTTATCAAACTGGCTTGCAGAGAGACCTACACATTGGGATTCATGGTTACTGCCAATAGTGGATTTAtttctctggcttcttttttaattctcataatcTCTTACATCTTTATTTTGGTGACTGTTCAGAAAAAATCTTCAGGTGGTATATTCAAGGCTTTCTCTATGCTGTCAGCTCATGTCATTGTGGTGGTTTTGGTCTTTGGGCCATTaatctttttctatatttttccatttcccaCATCACATCTTGATAAATTCCTTGCCATCTTTGATGCAGTTATCACTCCTGTTTTGAATCCAGTCATCTATACTTTTAGGAATAAAGAGATGATGGTGGCAATGAGAAGACGATGCTCTCAGTTTGTGAATTACAgtaaaatcttttaa